The Amphiura filiformis chromosome 12, Afil_fr2py, whole genome shotgun sequence genome includes a region encoding these proteins:
- the LOC140166945 gene encoding uncharacterized protein — protein MAMGSPLSPLACNIFMEWLEQKAISTAPVACRPRLWKRYVDDVLEIVRKGEVDNLTDHLNSIDPTNSVKFTYEQEQEGSLPFLDTLITRKPDGSVKLCIYRKKTHTDQYLQFSSHHPLHQKLGVVRTLLDRSDALVTEEADKQTEEKKIRDALTTCGYPDWSIKKSKKTDPLLRQNLRQSEKMTVRKPKAWSWFPT, from the coding sequence ATGGCTATGGGAAGTCCCCTCAGCCCACTCGCGTGTAATATATTCATGGAGTGGCTGGAGCAGAAAGCCATTTCCACGGCCCCGGTAGCCTGTCGCCCGCGTCTCTGGAAAAGATACGTAGATGACGTGTTGGAAATAGTACGTAAAGGAGAGGTAGACAACCTTACAGATCATCTTAATTCCATTGACCCCACCAACAGCGTCAAGTTCACATACGAGCAAGAACAAGAAGGTTCGCTCCCCTTCCTCGACACCCTAATCACCAGAAAACCGGATGGATCAGTAAAACTCTGCATCTACCGAAAGAAAACGCACACTGATCAATATcttcagttctcctcccaccaccccTTACATCAAAAGCTGGGAGTTGTTAGAACGCTGTTAGACAGGAGTGACGCGTTGGTAACAGAGGAAGCGGACAAACAAACTGAGGAGAAAAAAATACGCGATGCATTGACCACTTGCGGCTATCCAGATTGGTCTATTAAAAAGTCCAAAAAGACAGATCCACTCCTAAGACAAAACCTACGACAAAGCGAAAAGATG
- the LOC140166946 gene encoding uncharacterized protein, whose protein sequence is MNLFKDLRENYGRNAVKDLRLLENTERKISRFRCHRVFSLRAKHSGLIPTSLKLNCPINTKRARDIVNKAEKALLNERIRVVTNKIKTLEEDKIRANASLNARDINKDLSREISRHVENSRESEFQHVRARQTRKLKELAKKHEKSTSNDVNKSNSHADLDLSGTQLKRWVKNLSKYKLSDAQNSVLARGLGYAVSPDNLNQPSIVDEHIVACEKACWKLTKPEAAQLRAEIVGTLKSAKLPPSNINKDERIAIKQLQKEESIMVLGADKGRATVVMDKTEYQEKMDALLSDPKTYEKLDRDPTAKHKRELVSILQRLEKEDKIKKTDKQFLYPTSENVPRIYGSPKIHKDGTPLRPIVDFTGSIGYNVAKSLADILSPIVGQSEHHVLNSKSLAEDLKDIVLTEDEILNSHDVVALLPAPPSISLSMCSVID, encoded by the coding sequence atgaacttgttcaaagatttgaGAGAGAATTATGGACGAAACGCAGTGAAAGACCTCCGATTGCTTGAAAACACGGAACGGAAAATATCGCGTTTCAGATGTCATAGAGTGTTCTCCCTACGGGCCAAACACAGTGGTCTTATTCCAACCAGCTTAAAGCTTAACTGCCCCATCAACACCAAACGGGCTCGTGATATTGTGAATAAAGCCGAGAAAGCTTTGTTAAATGAGAGGATCCGAGTTGTTACCAACAAAATAAAGACTTTAGAGGAGGATAAAATCCGCGCAAATGCCAGTTTAAATGCCCGCGACATAAACAAAGATCTGTCTCGCGAAATCTCGCGCCATGTAGAAAACTCCCGCGAGAGTGAGTTCCAACATGTACGTGCACGCCAAACCCGGAAGTTGAAGGAACTTgcgaaaaaacatgaaaaatctacTTCCAACGATGTAAACAAAAGCAATTCTCACGCTGATCTGGACTTGAGTGGTACCCAACTGAAGCGATGGGTGAAAAATCTGTCGAAATACAAATTATCTGATGCTCAGAATAGTGTATTAGCTCGTGGCCTCGGTTACGCGGTAAGTCCTGATAATTTAAATCAGCCGTCTATTGTAGATGAACATATTGTAGCTTGTGAGAAAGCTTGTTGGAAGCTTACCAAACCGGAAGCGGCACAATTACGTGCTGAGATTGTTGGCACTTTAAAATCGGCAAAATTGCCCCCCTCAAACATCAATAAAGATGAGCGCATCGCAATTAAACAACTCCAAAAAGAGGAGTCTATCATGGTCCTGGGGGCCGACAAAGGCAGGGCCACGGTTGTCATGGACAAAACGGAATACCAGGAAAAAATGGATGCCCTCCTTAGCGACCCTAAGACTTATGAAAAATTAGACAGGGATCCAACGGCAAAACATAAAAGAGAGTTAGTTTCCATCTTGCAGAGACTTGAAAAAGAGGATAAAATCAAGAAGACAGACAAGCAATTCTTGTATCCCACCTCTGAAAATGTTCCAAGAATTTATGGCAGTCCCAAAATTCACAAAGATGGAACCCCGTTGCGACCCATCGTAGATTTTACTGGCTCTATCGGTTATAATGTGGCCAAGTCCCTAGCCGATATTCTGAGCCCCATTGTTGGTCAATCCGAACATCATGTTCTGAACTCCAAAAGTCTTGCGGAAGACTTGAAAGACATTGTCCTCACAGAAGATGAGATACTTAATTCACATGATGTGGTGGCGCTTTTACCAGCACCCCCATCGATCTCACTCTCCATGTGCTCCGTGATAGACTGA